Proteins encoded in a region of the Acipenser ruthenus chromosome 54, fAciRut3.2 maternal haplotype, whole genome shotgun sequence genome:
- the LOC117397995 gene encoding neuritin-like: MEFNLKRISLLLLSILLSLLSLSCVAGSSPCDNIYRGFSSCLLRLGENMGQYVEQELRDSQEIDNVCAHWDEFHACGMAAISGCQLEVQSVWDSLRRESEKLNFQGNLYDLCRRREQANQDWLTGSAGQNRAALGLVLSVTVTLMLTYTGL, translated from the exons ATGGAGTTCAATTTGAAAAGGATTTCCCTGCTACTGCTGagca tcctcctctctctcctgtctctctcgtGTGTGGCGGGCAGCTCACCATGTGATAATATTTACCGCGGTTTCTCGTCCTGTCTGCTGCGGCTTGGAGAGAACATGGGCCAGTATGTGGAGCAGGAGCTGAGAGACTCCCAAGAGATTGACAACGTGTGCGC tCACTGGGATGAGTTCCATGCTTGTGGAATGGCTGCTATCTCTGGCTGTCAGCTGGAGGTTCAGAGTGTGTGGGACTCTCTGCGCCGGGAGTCTGAGAAGCTCAATTTCCAGGGGAACCTGTATGATCTGTGCAGGAGGCGGGAGCAAGCAAACCAGGACTGGCTAACTGGATCTGCAGGACAGAACCGAGCCGCACTGGGTCTGGTACTGAGCGTCACAGTGACCCTGATGCTCACCTACACAGGGCTGTAA